From one Orcinus orca chromosome 10, mOrcOrc1.1, whole genome shotgun sequence genomic stretch:
- the NELFE gene encoding negative elongation factor E isoform X2, translating into MLVIPPGLSEEEEALQKKFNKLKKKKKALLALKKQSSSSTASQGGVKRSLSEQPVVDTATATEQAKQLVKSGAISAIKAETKNSGFKRSRTLEGKLKDPEKGPVPTFQPFQRSISADDDLQESSRRPQRKSLYESFVSSSDRLRELGPDGEEAERPGAGDAPARSFDWGYEERGSARSSGSPPRSRSRDRSRERNRDRDRERDRDRERDRERDRDRDRDRDRDRDRDRDRDREGPFRRSDSFPERRAPRKGNTLYVYGEDMTPTLLRGAFSPFGNIIDLSMDPPRNCAFVTYEKMESADQAVAELNGTQVESVQLKVSIARKQPMLDAATGKSVWGSLAVQNSPKGCHRDKRTQIVYSDDVYKENLVDGF; encoded by the exons ATGTTGGTGATACCCCCCGGACTGAGCGAGGAGGAGGAGGCTCTGCAGAAGAAATTCAACAAACTCAAGAAAAAG AAAAAGGCATTGctggctctgaagaagcaaaGCAGCAGCAGCACAGCCAGCCAAGGCGGCGTCAAACGCT CACTGTCAGAGCAGCCTGTGGTGGACACAGCCACGGCAACAGAGCAGGCGAAGCAGCTGGTGAAGTCAGGAGCCATCAGTGCCATCAAGGCTGAGACCAAGAACTCAGGCTTCAAACGTTCCCGGACCCTAGAGGGGAAGTTAAAG GACCCTGAGAAGGGGCCAGTCCCCACTTTCCAGCCGTTCCAGAGGAGCATATCTGCCGATGATGACCTGCAGGAG TCGTCTAGACGTCCACAGAGGAAATCTCTGTATGAGAG CTTTGTGTCTTCCAGCGATCGGCTTCGGGAACTGGGGCCAGATGGAGAAGAGGCGGAGCGCCCGGGGGCTGGTGATGCCCCCGCTCGAAGCTTCGACTGGGGCTATGAAGAACGTGGTAGTGCCCGCTCCTCAGGCTCCCCTCCCCGAAGCCGCAGCCGGGACCGCAGCCGCGAGCGGAACCGGGACCGAGACCGGGAACGGGATCGAGACCGAGAGCGGGACCGCGAGCGAGACAGAGACCGCGATCGAGACCGGGACCGGGACCGAGACCGGGACCGGGACCGGGACCGAGAGGGCCCTTTCCGCA GGTCGGACTCGTTCCCTGAACGCCGGGCCCCTCGGAAGGGGAACACTCTCTATGTGTATGGAGAAGACATGACGCCCACCCTCCTCCGTGGGGCCTTCTCTCCCTTTGGAAACATCATTGACCTCTCCATGGACCCACCCAGAAA CTGTGCCTTCGTCACCTATGAAAAGATGGAGTCAGCAGATCAGGCCGTTGCTGAG CTCAACGGGACCCAAGTGGAGTCCGTACAGCTCAAAGTCAGCATTGCCCGAAAACAGCCCATGCTGGACGCTGCCACTGGCAAGTCTGTCTGGGGCTCCCTGG